The segment GCCTACTGGGCACTGTGTTTACTATTTGGGTGATGAGTTCACTAGAATGCCCAAACCCCAGCATCACCCAATATAttcatgcaacaaacctgcacatgtaccccctggatctaaaatttaaaaaagaacaatattcAATTATGTATGAAGGGCCTTAGACTAAAGGGCAAAATTTCCATGAACAGGGGGATACTCTAAATCACTTTATTATGAAAGTAAACAcaagatagaaagaaaatatagattcCTATTGTTTCTGATATAAGGAAAGGTAATTGCCAGAGAGCATCCCCTCACCTTTGCCATAATCAATTGTCTAGAACAAGTCACAGATGTAGCCATACCTTATGGAAGAGGATGATTAGAGTTGTAACAAAAAAGCAGATATCCTGGGGCATCTTAGTATTCTACCTACCACAACCACCCTTGTACAAAAATGTGATCTAACATCTCACATTGGTGGGGATATTGTGTtgttgtaaggaaaaaaaaatggtctcAAAGTATTCTCCTTGATACTGGGGCTTTTAATCCTCGGCATCTTCCACTTCTGGGGGGCCAGAAAATTCTTTCTTGGTTGCAAAGGAGGGCAGTCCTGTGTCTCATAGCATTGCCATTATTAACTAGATGTCAGCAGAAGCCACCACTTATTACAACCAGGAATGTCTCCACACACTGGGCAAATGTTTTAAGGATACAAAAGCACcctcagttgagaaccactgattttgTCTATATATGACCATTCTTACAGATGCAGGCACCACCAGGAATCTCTTGAAACACTAAGGTGCATTGGGAAATCTGACCTGGTATTCATTCTTTGAAGTTAGAGTTAATGGGAGACTTCTGTTTTCTTGAGAAGTACTGAGAATATACAACCCACCAGAGCAagattatttagaaaaattatctTACATATGAAAAAGTTTGGAAGCCAAATGTTCCTCCATCTGTTGTTTTCCAGAAACTGGGTAGATTCAGTTTTCCATTTGGTAGCTCCCCTTTCTAACAATTTCCAGGCCAGGTCTTGTACTACTTCTACAGGAGACATGAAAATTATGGGCTTTGAGGGACATGAGCTGATTCCATCCCTTCCTTACAACCATGACATGGCAGCTCATCTCACATATACAGATTCACTCCAAAGACTAAGTTGGATAAGTATCTATTTCTCAGCTTTATTACCAGTGAGTGCTCAAGACTCTACCTAGGTGGTTTGATAAAGCAGAATATTCTTAGCAAAGTGTTTCATTTTGGTTCTCTTAATTTTATAACACCCTGAATTATAACTAATCTTATAACAAATTTGTAGATTTGTGGaagtatatttgtatttttgtgatgTTCTAATTGAATTTGTATTGTTtgacttttttctcattttaataaattaactAAACTGCAACAtaagaaaacaactaaaaaattGTGTCTATATATCATTTgcctaataaaatataattctatttaaaCTGCAACATGACAGATGTTTTCTAAAAAAAGTCTCCCAAGTAATCAACAGGAAATGATGTTGAATATTATACTTTTCTAAAACAAGAGAGtctacattttctaatttaagTTTATAACTACCTTCAACTGGAGACTGGACACATATAATGTTCTAAGAGTTTCAATACGAATGACAATTTTCTAGCTTATCTGCCTAATGTTTTCTCTAATgacagctttttaaatttaactagAATCAGCCCTCCTATTTAACATTTGGGCCCTATTCCATTATGGAGAATTAGGTCACTGACTTCATTAGTACCACAAGAATTTATTCCAATACACTGTTAAAAAGCAAtttaatggccaggcatggtggctcacacctgtaatcccagtacttttcgaggctgaggtgggtggatcgcttgaagccaggagttcgagaccagcccaggcaacaaagcaagactccatttctacaaaaagataaaaaaaaaattagccaggtgctgtggcatgcacctatatccccagctacttgggggattaaggtgggaggaccgcttgatcATCctggagttcagggctgcagtgagctaggatcacattactgcactccagcctgggcataggggcaagaccccatctctaaagaaaataataaataaacataaaaagtaatttattattattattaatcacaATATCTCAGGAACTTATAAGTTTCCCTCAAGTTAGCTAATTTCTAAATTGGCCTAGTTCCTACCCcccttacaaagaaaaaagatatatatatatatatatataaaatgtattacaaagaagtttattgtcattttaaaacaaGTTAAAGTGTCACTATATTATAAACACCATTCTTACAGTGTCTTGGATAAAACAGTATTCCCCTTATCTGAGAGGGGACAAGTTCCAAAACCCCTAGTGGATGCTTAAAACCACGAACAGTATCAAATCCTGTATTTTCCTAAACACACAGACCTATGattaacttataaattaggcatagtaaGAAATTAACAATAAGTTGTAATAAAATTGAACAATTATAACACTTATATACTGTAAGAAAAGTTATATAAGTGTAGTCTCTTTctatctcaaaatatcttattgtactgtctgtCGGATAACTGAAACCGTAGAAAGCAAAACtgcagataaggggggactactgtatacaTAGCTTTGAGTTCCATAACAGTGCTCTCAAATTCAGTCATTTTTATCTAATAAGTAGTACTCTGAAAAAGACTATGTCATAGTTTATTGTGCTAAGCCACACTTACCtgaatatctaaatatataacGTGTATCTTTGAGCACAGTGATATCTAACAGCATCAAAAAGTACTGTCATAAGTATATTGTACATAAAAGAGTTTGCAAATCATATTTAGAAGATCTACATAGAAAAAGATAACTGACAATATTCACATTAAACTACTCACGTTGATGCCCAACCCATCAAAGGATTTTCCCATCGCTCCCTGGTATCAAACTCCATCTTCCACTTCTTTGTGTTGTTTACTCCAGACTGCATGTTATTGCGAGCAGGAACAAAGATCCTgacttttctagtttttatatgctCTTCTGGAACGCCAGTTAAAGTAGTGATATCCtacagaaaaacaagcaaaaaaaaaaaaaaacgtttcaAACAGCGTACATACTCACTAATGTACTTTTGTTGTTTCCTATATTCATGCAACTCTACTCAGATTTGTTCATAAATTGAGATAaactttctggcttatttcactaccATTCTGATACTTTACAACATAAATTGCTATTCAGATACCTGTAAATGGTTTATTTAGGGGGAGGTGGTAGGAGACAGTGGAAAAGGattgtaaaaaaaatttatgcCCTTTTGTCCAACAAAGCATTGGTATTTTCTGAAGAGACTGTTTGCTTGCAGAAGAGCCTGTAGTCAACAATACTCTTACTTTGTGAGCAAGTGCAAActagtcagaggagaaaaaatataaagtaagtaTGAAAAGGGGATATAAAAAGTAAATCCTTATTTGCATGTTTATTTAAATCTTAAATAGAAAACAATCTGTTACTTATAGTTTCTGTGTCAAATTGCTTACCCACAAGGCATTACCTTGAGAGGGAAACCTGAACCTTTTTGTAAAGTTGTAAATTTAACAACTTTAATTAGCATTTTGATGTATCTCCCTTTGGTGAAACCTACTAAAGAGAGAATGATACAATCAAACACATTCTGCAAAAGTAATCCCAAAAAGTGGCATaatttttgtcaaaatgcgaGATGAAAACAATGGTAACTTTAActcaatttttctataattttatccaGTAACAAATGCTCATTTTGAAAACGCACAGAATTTTGATGACCCAGAGTagatacatttatcaaaacataGTGGCAGTCAGGACACAAATTAGTAAAGTAATTCAGAGTTTAAAAcctatttatgcctagtgttccattattggaacgctaagcatgtgggagttatttatatcctactgctcaaggccattgccaaggtctgattgcaaaaattccaaaaattgcaacctcagacATAAATGGGTTAAATCTCCATTTAGTAATGGTAAAATACTTTATTTGATTAAAGTAAATCACATCGGGGTCAACCGCATGCTTATTAATGAAGCATTTTAAAATCATGGTTCACTTACTAAGGTAAATTTTGGATAACTTGGTAAAAACAAGTTGACATAAAAATGATTATACCAAACTTGTGAAAACTAGAAAACGTCTGCGAATTTTTGTGTCATTATAATATACATCCTAatgaaaactaatatttattcatAGTTTCAATCTATCAATGCTATGAATCAAATAATAGGCAAGAATACTTAGCTGCTAAGTATTCTTAGCTAGTACGTACTAGTGGGAAAAACACGAAACACATTTCTGACTTGACTATTATCTCTATCCACAAGATTAAAAACCAattctttaaagttattttagtTGGCAACCAATCCTCTACTTAACACAATACCTTTCCACCTGCATCAATAATTAGGTGTGGCTACTTTGTCACAGCTTGTTTACAGAAACTATCAAAATTatccaaataaatatttacacaaaTATGCTCTTCTAATATGTGCctacatttactttttaaagtttctctGCATCTAAAGTAAAAACGAGTGAAgttggcacataatttttaaaggtgTGAAATACTTTAATTGGTAATTTCTAATATTCAGGTTCAACTTCAAAAAAAGTTTAAGTATTATTACATTTAATGACTTCCTGAAGCATATATGTCTCTATTGAAGAGCTTAAAGTGGCTCAACTCCTGGGAAGTCCTCAATGTTTAATTCCTCCTTTGAATTCACTGTAATATTTGCAATCTGCCATAGtagtttattatttaatattatatatcttTAGATTAATCTGTCTCATTTCCTCAGCTACAGCTTAAGCTGGGTATAAACAAACACTATAAGCATGTTATAGAATTATGGGGTGGGGAATCTTTTCCAAATTCCAAAGCATCCCCTCTGTTCTGAGCTGAGCTCATAAAAGCTGGAGCTATAAgttatgtctatttttaaaactatatgaaAGGAAACACATTAAACTCTTAACACTGGTTACCTCAGGAAGATTAGAGGAAACACTTTTACTTTACTTACTTCTATACTGTGATGCATATACGCcaaactgattaaaaaaattaagattttaaactttttgaagttttgaaaaaaattgaaatagtatTTGTTGATTTATACTACAAAACAGTATTTGAGCTACAAAGTAGAAAGGACAGTATAtagaaaaccttttttaaaaagtgtctacACAAtgttgctatttatattttgaactCATAACTACCAATCTTCCATGTCTTCTCAAACTACGGcaattatttattgatattttcccCTAATTTAAAGTTGGCATTTGAACAAGTGGGTTTCTGATTTTGGGAACCCAAGTTGTCATGACACAGAATCAGTTTTTGCATTCAGAAGACATGTAAGGTACTACAGCCCAAATGAGCTGCTGCCAAAGACAGAATAAAGAGGCTTGGCATATCTCATATACTTGACACCTAAAGGGCACAGAGGCTCTAAAATTCCTAGTCCCTGTAGGCACACTCTCAGTCTAGACAACCTGATTTCTCACACTTTAAAAATGCATCACGACACCCTATTGTTATCACTTCATCCACACAGCTTCGGCTAGTGACAGAAGAACCTGTTCTTTAAGCGCATTTCAATGGGCTAAAGCTCCCACTCCAAGATTCCATTAAAACAATGTAACACTTGAAAAGAACTATGAGGCGCTATGCTGAACTCTACTTGTGTCTTCAATGCTTTGTGTGGTTCCCTCTAAATTCTCACAGAGCTACCTGAGATCCAACtttcacaaaaaaaattaaaatctgcaAACTATTTAAATTATATTGAACTAATTGTATTCTTTATGGATTTCTACTTTTGTATGGCAATATGGATCACCTGTGAGTTTTTGAAACCTATTTAGAAAAGCTAGAAATGCTTTGGAGAAAGATGTCACTACTGCCTTTtacaaatttcttattttagtggtaaaatagagataaataatttataaataataattcaaaaaacTAAATCACATAAGTATGAAAAGCCTTCAAGCTGGCACCTGAAGAACCTCAAGACTCACCAGTTAATAATTATCTGTAAATTCTAATAAAACAAGCTACTCTATAAGTAATATACACAgatttactgaattttaaaacttttaattgttGAATAGTTGGGTCAAGTATGAAACCTATGTTTCCATTATTAATGTCATTATCCTAATAAAGTTTCAGAAATACAACCTTATGTACAATATGCTATTTTAATAAATGATAACTAATAAGTCAATGATAATTCATAGATTAAAGGCATTCAAGTCAAAATTTGCTATTAGAAAGATGCATGTCATAATTCCAAAGTTCATTCTTTCAGCACCATATCttcaacaattttaaattttggagGAGATGATAGCTGACCTGCCATTTCACAAGTCTACATAAATgaagaggaatttaaaaaatcactatgAATGTACCAGTATATGTACATgaactttattctttcaaataccaATTTCCATGATAAAATACTAGTTTTCCATATTAAAATTGTATGATTCGGTTATCAACTGTCTCCATTTatcttctgtgaattcaactttttttttctttaacaaaggaAGCAGGGAACAAGCAATGGGAAGTTGGTGTCAAAATGCAGAAAAACCTCCCAGCAAGCTTCTTGCAACCACCCAGGATTTAGAGTCTTGCTGGCCGCTCTCTTTTCAATACCAGAATTTCACACATTTCAATGACTATTATGACTTCAAAGAATCAAATTTTCATCATTGTCCGTCATCTGCCGGTTGATTTGTATAAAGGAGTTCTTCTGCATGCACTCCAAACAAAAGCCTCCTTACTTTTGTGGCTATATATCAAgtttaaaagttttgtttgtgACAGTTGTGTCTTTGGTAAATTAGGGTAACACTGAAGGAGTGCAGCTGCTCCACAGGAACCTCCTTTTTGGCACCATTTCACTTAAATAAAAACTGAATAATTAGCTTCTGCCTTTATTAAACCACAAAAATGCCACTGGCCTTAGTAATTACTTCCGGTTGCCCCACCCACTTAACCTTAACAGTTTACACTTgtcataaagagaaataaatgtaagGTTTTTGCACTTCGGGATGCATTTTTGCTAGATCTCTCAGTACACCCAGAAAAGCCAAAATTTTTACCATCCTTTTCCTATTAAGTTCACTAAATTGCATGTTAGTATGGATCAATGCTGAAAAGTTTTAGTAGAGCACACactgaaacattaaaaatactgtTTATAGAAACTTGTTCTACTGCAGACTATTAGTTATTTACAGCTAAAACTAATCTAAATTTGACGACTGAATTTATATTCTATTTCAACCATGAAAGATGTTCAAAGAAAAGCAAGTCTTAGACTTGTAATAAAAACTTTCTTTCAAGTAACCCACAGACACTTAAAGCAAGAAACTCATTAAAGGTTTCATAAATaaggacattttacaaaataaattttacagtttaaaaaatataaagagttGGCAGATAGCATTATCGTATCTATTTACTGTGGAAGAACTTAAACACTTCTAAAAACTTAGGGGCCATAGAGATtcagatataataaaaaaaaataaaataaatttgagttGTGCCATTAGAACCAACTTTTGTTTGTCTGCTAAAGTAACAAATTGATGTTGGAGTCCAACCAGGCAATGAATCAAGTGTTGGAATGTGACATCTGTTATATTTTGCATACTGGGCAAAACTATCATCGAGCCAAAAGTGTAGTTTGAATGAACTGCTGTGGATAATATGATAGAAATACTTCATGCAAATGATGCTACTAATCATACAAGGAGTATGACACTAATAATTAGAGACATGTTTTTCAATCTCAAACTATTTTTACCACTCCTAGATCCTTCTGAGCAGGAAAGCCTTGGCTAAAAGCAAAGGGCTGAGTCAAAACTGGGTTGGAATCCCAGTTCTCAACTTTGGGCAAATTAATAGACTTCTCCTTTTTCATCATGTATAAAATCAGTTTGCTATACTAAAATGAGTACTAAATAACATATGTGAAGTGCTTACCTTTGGCAACAAAAAGAACGTTTCTCATTTATTCAACGTATTTTTTAGCACCTACTACATATTAGACACTGAACACAATGAGCAACAGTGAAAACATGATCTCTGACcccaagaaaataacaaacatttttttaaaggacattCTCTGTCCAACCACACCAGCTCTCAGGGAAGTTTGTAATAAAGGTCCCGGTCTTTAAGGGGATTCTGTCATCTCAACCTTAGCTGGTCAGTCACTTGGTTAATGTCACAGATTAATGTGtgtgtgattacaggcatgccacgtTCCATGGGAAACTGGAGATCCATAACCACTACAGCAACAaaggtcttttctttctttttgcctatCTTTGGAAAGGGTTGtctcctccaaatttcatgttgaaatttgatcccccatgttggaagtggggcctaatgggaggtgtttgggtcactggagcagatccctcatgaatggtctggtgctgtccttgtggtaatgggtgagttcttgctctattagtttCTGCAAGAGTTCCtccaagagctggttgtttaaaagagcctgacacattctttctctctctcttgcctcctctATCACGATGTAATCTCTGCACAAGCCGGTtcaccttcaccttctgccatgagtagaaTCAGCCTGAAGGCCTCATCAGAAGCACATGCTGGCACCACGCTTCTTGCACAATCTACAGAACCATAAACCAAAtatacttcttttctttataaattacccagtctcaggtattcctttacagcaacacaaatggaccAAGGTACTGCCCACACtggctccttcctcttccttctggacctttttcttccattttcttctgctcCCCTTTCCTCCTTTTGATCTTCCATAAAGTAACTTTGAATCTTGATACGTTCCCCTTCAAGTTCCTAGTCTGCCATCCTTCCATATACCCCTGCCAGAATCCTTCACTTTCCACTCCAGCCCCTCAGTAATTTGAACTTTAAGTACCCCTACTCTCAAGGGATTCAAGGTCTCCCAAAAGCAACCACGTCATGCtgaga is part of the Symphalangus syndactylus isolate Jambi chromosome 18, NHGRI_mSymSyn1-v2.1_pri, whole genome shotgun sequence genome and harbors:
- the NDUFS4 gene encoding NADH dehydrogenase [ubiquinone] iron-sulfur protein 4, mitochondrial isoform X3, which produces MAAVSMSVALRQTLWRRRAVAVAALSVSRVPTRSLRTSTWRLAQDQTQDTQLITVDEKLDITTLTGVPEEHIKTRKVRIFVPARNNMQSGVNNTKKWKMEFDTRERWENPLMGWASTNGVLLCCLGWSRTPGFKRSTHLSLEKYWDYRSSTRPGLEIVRKGSYQMEN